The following proteins are encoded in a genomic region of Gimesia algae:
- a CDS encoding FAD-binding oxidoreductase, with the protein MSPLQSGSQEEFVPASQTELSRFIAENAAGNHRQLFPVGGRTSLAVCCPTSQTGIQLCTSQLNRVVDYPVRDLTITVEAGMRIDELNKMISAEGQRLPIDIPQSNRATIGGVIATNTSGPKRFSYGTIRDYVIGISAIDGQGNLFKSGGRVVKNVAGYDLGKMLVGSLGTLAVISQVSLNLRPKPQTISMVWFQFDSCQTVDQALEAIVTSGTRPIAVEYCNAKAASQIAAEARLELPADQHILCICYEGPENEVHWQANHIVSEWNQYSPLSVQTVVTEEATRLYNAFTEYQTSSDDPVTLKAILLPSQMMKFIEMATRLNIAVQAHAADGIVFGHLPDSASSLDDVQQILNQLKKTIDPKTGYLNIYQCESEWSHSLPLFCSPPAGWNLMQQFKNALDPEHVLNSQRFNELVEI; encoded by the coding sequence ATGTCTCCGCTCCAATCCGGCTCGCAGGAAGAATTTGTTCCCGCTTCTCAAACAGAATTAAGCCGTTTCATCGCAGAAAATGCAGCAGGAAACCACAGGCAGCTGTTTCCTGTCGGAGGACGAACTTCGCTGGCTGTCTGCTGTCCCACCAGCCAGACTGGTATTCAGCTCTGTACCTCACAACTTAACCGGGTGGTCGATTACCCTGTACGCGACCTCACCATTACTGTCGAAGCTGGCATGCGCATTGATGAACTGAATAAAATGATTTCAGCGGAAGGTCAGCGACTTCCCATCGATATCCCACAGTCTAACCGAGCGACAATTGGCGGAGTGATTGCTACAAATACCAGTGGTCCGAAACGGTTTTCCTATGGAACAATTCGTGATTATGTCATTGGAATTTCTGCGATTGACGGTCAGGGAAACCTGTTCAAATCGGGAGGACGTGTAGTAAAAAACGTCGCTGGCTACGATCTGGGAAAGATGCTGGTAGGCTCACTGGGGACACTGGCAGTCATCAGCCAGGTGTCGCTCAACCTGAGACCCAAACCACAAACAATATCCATGGTCTGGTTTCAGTTTGATTCCTGTCAGACTGTAGATCAGGCACTGGAAGCAATTGTGACATCAGGTACACGTCCGATCGCTGTGGAATATTGTAATGCCAAAGCAGCCAGTCAAATTGCGGCGGAAGCCCGCCTGGAACTACCCGCGGATCAGCATATTTTATGTATCTGTTATGAAGGACCTGAAAATGAAGTCCACTGGCAGGCTAATCATATCGTCTCTGAATGGAATCAGTACTCCCCCCTCAGTGTTCAGACAGTAGTGACGGAAGAGGCCACACGGCTATATAACGCATTCACCGAATACCAGACATCGTCTGATGATCCAGTGACTCTCAAAGCGATTCTACTACCATCGCAGATGATGAAGTTTATTGAAATGGCTACACGACTGAATATTGCGGTACAGGCGCATGCTGCAGATGGAATTGTCTTCGGACATTTACCGGATTCTGCCAGTTCGCTGGATGACGTCCAGCAGATATTGAACCAGCTGAAAAAAACAATTGATCCGAAAACAGGTTATTTGAACATTTACCAGTGTGAGTCAGAATGGTCTCACTCACTGCCTCTGTTCTGTTCGCCTCCCGCAGGCTGGAATCTGATGCAACAATTTAAAAACGCATTAGATCCTGAGCATGTCCTGAATTCGCAACGGTTTAATGAACTGGTTGAAATTTAG
- a CDS encoding (Fe-S)-binding protein has product MKPGSSFSQPVDATQDPTEIPGSEIPYEKFLDCIHCGLCTAACPTYLETGNENDSPRGRIYLMRAVVDQRVELSDAVRGHLDLCLDCRSCETACPSGVQYGRLIEPFRVDIQKMDARQGKGAQQDWFHRWILYRLFPYPSRIRKALLPARVMQTLRIDKLMNALKLTSLLPDKLKRMNDLLPRLKPAEPDLPEVMPAQGTQRARVAFFTGCVSEAMYSHVNRATIRVLQANGCEVLIPKTQACCGAIHYHSGADQAALEFALQNLTAFELDDIDAIIVNVAGCGAMLKDYGHIAEEIEGVSEEQREQLKQLASKFKDVSEFLFELGPIAPQGEIPFRATYHDACHLVHAQEVQNQPRKLLELIPGLNLIPLQESTICCGAAGSYNLTQPEMADQLGKRKLNNILETGAEIVISGNVGCTLQIDSKLRQSHQPLWVAHPMELLDLSYRGQKPAL; this is encoded by the coding sequence ATGAAACCTGGAAGTTCTTTCTCTCAACCCGTCGACGCCACTCAAGATCCGACAGAAATTCCCGGTTCTGAAATCCCTTACGAGAAATTTCTAGACTGTATTCACTGTGGTTTGTGTACCGCAGCCTGTCCTACCTACCTGGAAACGGGGAATGAAAACGACAGTCCGCGTGGCCGTATCTATCTGATGCGGGCCGTAGTGGACCAGCGGGTTGAACTGTCTGACGCTGTGCGTGGTCACCTTGATCTCTGCCTGGACTGTCGTAGTTGTGAAACTGCCTGTCCTTCAGGAGTACAATATGGTCGCTTGATTGAACCATTTCGTGTCGATATTCAGAAAATGGATGCCCGACAGGGTAAAGGCGCTCAACAGGACTGGTTTCATCGCTGGATTCTCTACCGTCTGTTTCCTTATCCCAGTCGCATTCGAAAAGCATTACTTCCAGCGCGGGTTATGCAGACTTTGCGAATCGACAAGTTAATGAATGCGTTAAAACTGACCAGCCTGCTGCCGGATAAACTGAAACGCATGAATGATCTGTTGCCACGTCTTAAGCCAGCCGAACCGGACCTGCCTGAAGTTATGCCGGCCCAGGGAACTCAGCGTGCGCGGGTCGCATTTTTCACAGGCTGTGTCTCGGAAGCGATGTACAGCCATGTGAATCGAGCCACGATTCGCGTCCTGCAAGCCAACGGCTGCGAAGTTCTGATTCCCAAAACTCAGGCCTGCTGCGGAGCAATTCACTATCACAGTGGTGCCGATCAGGCCGCTTTGGAGTTCGCGTTACAAAACCTCACTGCATTTGAACTGGATGATATTGATGCCATTATTGTCAACGTCGCCGGCTGTGGTGCCATGTTAAAAGATTACGGCCATATCGCAGAAGAAATCGAGGGAGTTTCTGAAGAACAGAGAGAACAGTTGAAACAACTGGCATCAAAATTCAAGGATGTCTCCGAATTTCTGTTTGAACTGGGCCCGATTGCCCCCCAGGGAGAAATCCCCTTTCGCGCGACTTACCACGATGCCTGCCATCTGGTTCATGCCCAGGAAGTTCAAAATCAGCCTCGCAAACTGCTGGAACTGATACCCGGGCTCAATCTGATTCCCCTTCAGGAATCAACAATCTGCTGTGGCGCAGCAGGCAGCTACAACCTGACACAGCCGGAAATGGCAGACCAACTTGGCAAACGCAAGCTGAACAACATCTTGGAAACGGGAGCAGAAATTGTCATTAGCGGTAATGTCGGCTGCACACTGCAGATCGATTCCAAACTCCGTCAGTCTCATCAACCACTCTGGGTCGCGCATCCCATGGAACTGCTGGATCTCAGCTATCGCGGGCAGAAACCGGCGTTATAG
- a CDS encoding HAD family hydrolase has protein sequence MSDHLPIQAVAFDLDGLMFNTEHVFFLSGDALLQRRGKTMTPDILRGMMGRRALEGFEHLSSHLEKPEDPHELWLESQEIFRSLLQENLKPMNGLFELLDYLEELDIPKCVATSSPRPYLETLLVQFDLTHRFPISLTAEDVTHGKPHPEIYLNAAEKMGVAPGRMLVLEDSETGTKSGVGAGAYVVSIPHEYSNYGDFSSAQFIADSLTDARVLDLFSTQHS, from the coding sequence ATGTCAGATCACCTTCCCATCCAGGCAGTCGCCTTTGACCTGGATGGACTAATGTTTAATACCGAACACGTGTTTTTTCTATCAGGCGATGCCCTCCTGCAGCGACGTGGAAAAACCATGACGCCTGATATCCTGCGGGGCATGATGGGACGTCGGGCTCTAGAAGGATTCGAACATCTATCCAGCCATCTGGAGAAACCAGAAGACCCACATGAACTCTGGCTGGAAAGTCAGGAGATCTTCCGTTCGTTATTGCAGGAAAATCTGAAACCCATGAATGGGTTGTTTGAGTTGCTGGACTATCTGGAAGAGTTGGACATCCCCAAGTGTGTCGCAACTTCTTCTCCGCGGCCTTATCTGGAAACTCTGCTCGTACAATTCGACCTCACACATCGTTTCCCCATCAGCCTGACTGCGGAAGACGTAACCCACGGTAAACCCCATCCAGAAATCTATCTGAACGCTGCCGAAAAAATGGGGGTCGCTCCCGGACGGATGCTGGTCCTTGAGGATAGCGAAACAGGTACGAAGTCGGGAGTCGGAGCAGGGGCGTATGTGGTTTCAATTCCACACGAATATAGTAACTATGGAGACTTCAGTTCGGCTCAATTTATTGCCGACAGTCTGACAGATGCACGTGTACTGGACCTGTTCTCAACACAACATTCTTAA
- the sixA gene encoding phosphohistidine phosphatase SixA: protein MELIIIRHGKAEHAGVVPGGDSARPLTEHGSYQFRKVAQWMVEHQSCPDLILHSPLVRTTQTAQILQAEADLSDDFCQPQNWLGFGLNLEKLISFVSKKTYERVAVVAHMPDVARCTAELIGGGYITFKPGNAACIQFDSVIRSSQGSLKWHLSAPLF from the coding sequence ATGGAACTAATTATAATCAGGCATGGAAAAGCGGAACATGCGGGTGTTGTCCCCGGTGGAGACTCAGCCAGACCGTTAACCGAGCATGGCAGTTATCAGTTTCGGAAAGTCGCGCAATGGATGGTAGAACATCAGAGTTGCCCTGACTTGATTCTACACAGTCCGTTGGTAAGAACCACTCAAACTGCACAGATCCTGCAGGCTGAAGCGGATTTGAGTGACGATTTTTGTCAGCCGCAGAACTGGCTTGGTTTCGGTTTGAATCTGGAGAAACTGATTTCGTTCGTCAGTAAAAAAACTTACGAACGGGTCGCAGTCGTGGCACACATGCCTGATGTCGCGCGATGTACGGCGGAACTGATTGGGGGTGGCTACATCACATTCAAGCCTGGTAACGCCGCGTGTATTCAGTTTGATTCAGTCATCAGATCAAGCCAGGGAAGTTTGAAATGGCATCTGAGTGCGCCCCTGTTTTAA
- a CDS encoding dienelactone hydrolase family protein: MIVISPVDRTQAEDDVTRKRSEPASISSSWDDLLDGIDTPEDWIEHKKELKKRYLNLIRDQFKPEKPDLQIQFHDTVIVDGDYRRQLISYQVENDERAHAYLGVPLYLRSPAPAVVALHGTYKQGKERAAGLVENSDKAYLDHLCRRGYVVIAPDHFVAGHRIPEAGPYDTEAFYKKHPEWTAVGKFTYEHSIAIDVLQTMKEVKPDKIGVLGHSLGGHGSMFLAAYDERVLAAAGNCSASFFRQNAKVEAWARDHWYIYFKHIRPDLLEGDLPPIDFHEIMALTAPRAFLDLSGLNDGDPLTQRQRVLMLLKVMDVYELEKAPQNFAFFVHGKGHSVAHESRELMYGWMDTHLKPSAATKTKLVTP, encoded by the coding sequence ATGATAGTAATAAGTCCTGTAGACAGGACTCAAGCAGAGGACGATGTCACTCGAAAACGTTCAGAACCAGCGAGTATCAGCTCTTCCTGGGACGATCTGCTAGACGGGATTGACACTCCCGAGGATTGGATTGAGCATAAAAAGGAGCTCAAAAAACGCTATCTGAACCTGATCCGTGATCAGTTCAAGCCGGAAAAACCAGATCTGCAAATTCAGTTTCATGACACGGTGATTGTGGATGGTGACTATCGCCGGCAATTGATCAGTTATCAGGTAGAAAATGATGAACGGGCACACGCTTATCTCGGAGTCCCATTATACTTAAGAAGTCCTGCTCCAGCGGTCGTCGCATTGCATGGGACTTATAAGCAGGGAAAAGAGCGTGCTGCCGGCCTGGTAGAGAATTCGGATAAAGCCTATCTGGACCATTTATGTCGGCGTGGGTATGTGGTGATTGCTCCGGATCATTTTGTCGCTGGCCATCGCATACCAGAAGCAGGACCCTACGATACTGAGGCATTTTATAAAAAACATCCCGAGTGGACCGCTGTGGGAAAATTTACCTACGAACACTCGATTGCCATTGATGTACTTCAGACGATGAAAGAAGTGAAACCCGATAAAATTGGTGTACTGGGGCACTCTCTGGGCGGGCATGGATCAATGTTTCTCGCTGCTTATGATGAACGTGTCCTGGCAGCAGCTGGTAATTGCAGTGCCTCTTTTTTCCGACAGAATGCCAAAGTGGAAGCCTGGGCTCGCGATCACTGGTATATCTATTTTAAACACATCCGGCCTGACCTGTTGGAAGGCGATCTACCTCCGATTGACTTCCATGAAATCATGGCTTTGACGGCTCCTCGAGCTTTTCTGGACCTGTCCGGACTAAATGATGGAGATCCTCTGACCCAACGCCAGCGGGTGCTGATGTTACTCAAAGTAATGGATGTGTATGAACTGGAAAAAGCACCGCAGAACTTTGCTTTTTTTGTGCATGGAAAAGGTCATTCTGTCGCGCACGAATCGCGGGAGCTCATGTATGGCTGGATGGATACGCATTTGAAGCCGTCCGCAGCGACGAAAACAAAACTGGTGACCCCCTGA
- a CDS encoding transglutaminase-like domain-containing protein, with translation MIWQNLDSKTQITPAWKRKGAPDLSSQSAMLASILKPDMNAEEKSIAIWKFLVDWRYHYDPAEQGDELHDPVKFLNVYGYGFCDDCATNFMVLARKAGLQSRVWGLSGHVVAETFYDGRWHMFDPDHKVFYRNRQGVIAGVEELAEQPEIITKTPTDPLGSPSELIAKLYTSTSDNRVNERQPRIKDTIALPVLEPLDYVEFRYSNPERVHQKNKSHSPEPPLAGEGVLKRTIRDLYELKQTAGNQREWLVNWPYVLLAGYLDFELTSTDIQPRISISHNQKSWTPLKGKVKENRLRISLNEWIKKQPTAVYHFYIRLESPKQADPTTVINQATAELRFQFAPRAMAHVGNENNDFQMKLVTEPAGATKGLKLELIWKEID, from the coding sequence ATGATCTGGCAGAACCTCGATTCAAAAACTCAAATCACGCCTGCCTGGAAACGCAAAGGAGCTCCTGATCTCTCCAGTCAGTCAGCAATGCTGGCCAGTATCCTCAAACCCGACATGAACGCGGAAGAGAAATCAATCGCCATCTGGAAGTTCCTCGTCGACTGGCGCTATCACTACGATCCGGCAGAGCAGGGAGATGAACTCCATGATCCCGTCAAATTCCTGAATGTGTATGGCTATGGATTTTGTGATGATTGTGCGACCAACTTCATGGTCCTCGCCAGAAAAGCAGGTTTGCAGAGTCGCGTCTGGGGCCTGTCAGGGCACGTTGTTGCTGAAACATTCTATGACGGTCGCTGGCATATGTTCGACCCGGATCACAAGGTCTTTTATCGTAATCGACAGGGCGTGATCGCGGGTGTCGAAGAACTGGCAGAGCAGCCTGAAATCATCACAAAAACGCCTACAGATCCTTTAGGCAGCCCCTCTGAATTGATTGCGAAACTGTATACTTCAACTTCAGACAACCGGGTAAATGAGCGACAACCACGGATTAAAGATACAATTGCATTACCAGTACTGGAACCTTTAGACTATGTCGAATTCCGCTACTCAAACCCGGAACGTGTCCATCAGAAAAACAAATCTCACTCTCCCGAACCTCCCCTTGCAGGAGAGGGTGTTCTCAAACGAACGATACGGGACCTGTATGAACTCAAACAGACTGCAGGCAACCAGCGAGAATGGCTGGTGAACTGGCCTTATGTGCTACTCGCAGGGTACCTTGATTTTGAACTAACCTCTACTGATATTCAGCCTCGCATTTCCATATCGCATAACCAGAAGTCCTGGACACCACTGAAGGGAAAGGTCAAAGAGAACCGACTGCGCATCTCCCTCAATGAATGGATTAAGAAGCAACCCACGGCTGTTTATCATTTCTACATCAGACTGGAAAGTCCGAAACAGGCTGACCCGACCACAGTCATTAACCAGGCAACAGCCGAACTACGGTTTCAGTTTGCGCCACGTGCCATGGCACATGTCGGTAACGAGAATAATGACTTTCAAATGAAGCTGGTGACTGAACCTGCCGGAGCAACAAAAGGACTGAAGCTGGAGCTCATCTGGAAAGAGATCGATTGA
- a CDS encoding cytochrome c — MLLIRFFVLVTLVGTGLFIETVAAQQEKAESQTKPEPVPFHSMSLPGLDNVFQIDKQFYSGSGPHGELSFQALKKLGIKTIVSVDGTPPDLEHARKAGMKYIHIPIGYDGVSEDAGLAFARVARDLKGPVYIHCHHGKHRGPTAAAVIGICRGTLNQKSVQQFLTQAGTSKDYAGLWRDVKKFKVPDSNAILPELVESAKVPPMVSAMAQISHDFELSDQLLQNKPENRKQRLRVLVLLREGLHETARKYSGDYDEMFKQWLTESEQQVKSLELAVQQGDQQAFTTGMKTLKFQCKRCHKAYRD; from the coding sequence ATGTTATTGATTCGATTTTTTGTATTGGTCACTCTGGTGGGAACGGGACTTTTCATTGAAACGGTGGCTGCTCAGCAAGAGAAAGCAGAATCTCAAACAAAACCCGAACCGGTTCCCTTTCATTCAATGAGTCTTCCGGGGCTGGATAATGTCTTTCAGATCGATAAGCAGTTTTATTCGGGTAGTGGGCCGCATGGGGAACTAAGTTTTCAGGCACTCAAAAAGCTGGGGATCAAAACCATCGTCAGTGTGGATGGGACGCCCCCCGATCTGGAACATGCCAGAAAAGCGGGAATGAAATATATTCATATCCCTATTGGCTACGACGGTGTTTCCGAAGATGCTGGTCTTGCCTTTGCGCGTGTTGCGCGGGATTTGAAAGGACCTGTTTATATCCACTGTCATCATGGTAAACATCGCGGCCCCACCGCAGCAGCAGTTATCGGAATTTGTCGAGGCACCCTGAATCAGAAAAGTGTTCAGCAGTTTCTGACACAGGCAGGGACAAGCAAGGATTATGCCGGGCTCTGGAGAGACGTAAAAAAATTTAAGGTACCAGATTCCAATGCCATTCTGCCTGAACTGGTGGAATCAGCAAAAGTTCCTCCCATGGTTTCCGCGATGGCGCAAATCAGCCATGACTTTGAACTGTCGGATCAGTTACTGCAGAATAAGCCCGAGAATCGCAAGCAAAGACTGAGGGTATTAGTCCTGCTGCGCGAAGGGCTACACGAAACAGCTCGTAAATACTCTGGCGATTATGATGAGATGTTTAAACAATGGCTCACAGAGTCGGAGCAGCAGGTCAAATCGCTGGAACTCGCTGTCCAACAGGGAGATCAGCAGGCATTCACAACCGGAATGAAAACCTTAAAGTTTCAATGCAAACGCTGCCACAAAGCCTATCGAGACTGA